The region AACAAGCCTACTCAGGACAAATATGTAATTGTGAATATCCCGGATTACCGCCTGGATGTTATGGACCACGGTCAATCTGTCCTGAACATGAAAGTGTGTGTTGGCGAAGGCCGCAACAAAGACCGCGAGAACTCACTTGTTGAGTATGATGAAAGCGACAAGATAGACCGCCCTTTCAGCCGCGAAACACCACAGCTAAACAGTATGATACACAGCGTACAGGTGAACCCGGTTTGGAACATCCCGCAGAGCATTGCCAGTAAAGAGATAATGGTAGAGGCTGCTAAAGACCCATACTACCTATCAAACAAAAACATTGACGTATATAAAAACGGCAAAAAGGTAGAAGATCCGGAAACAATCGACTGGGGAAGCGCTTCAGCAGGAGATTATGACTTTAAACAACGTCCCGGTGATGATAATGCTTTAGGCAAGATAAAATTCCTGTTTAACAACAAAAGCAGCGTTTACCTGCATGACACACCTGCTAAACAACCATTTACCTGGAACATGCGCGCGGTAAGCCACGGTTGTGTACGCCTGGAAAAACCACAGGAGCTTGCAAGAGTATTGTTTGGAGATGGAGCTACCTACCAGAAAATAGCCGATGATATGGGCAAAGACAATCCCGACCCTACTACCCTTGCGGTACCTAAAAAGGTTCCGGTGTACTTAACCTATGTTACCTGCTGGGCAGATAGCAATGGCGTTATACAGTTCAGGCCGGATGTATACGGGTTAGACATTGTATTATATGGCCACCTGCAAAGGTTCCTGGCACCAAGCCAGCAACTGGCTAACTTGTAATTTATAGTACACCTGCTATATAAACACAAAAGCCCGGCTGTTATGGCCGGGCTTTTTGCGTTATTTAGTTTAGCTCAGTTACAATTTTGAAATCAATGCTGTGCTGCCTGCCTTAGTAGTATCTGCTGCCGCTGGCATTAAAAAGTTGGCCGGGCCGTTCTCATCTAATAATTTAGATGTGTAGTTGGCAGTATTTGCATTGATAAACAGCATCGAACCGCCTTTGATAGTATTGATCACCAGGCTTGACACTTCCGGAGAGACCGCCGGGCAACCAAAGCTGCGACCTAAACGGCCCAATTGGTTAATAGTGCCCTGGCTTACGTAATCTGCAGCGTGTACTACAATACCACGTGCACGGGCCGCGCTATTGATGCCTTCATCTAAACCATTTAAGCGTAGCGATTGACCATGTTTGCCAATATATACGTCATCTGTAAGATAAAAACCAAGGCTGCTCTGGTGCGACTCGTTATTGTTAGAGAACGCTGTAGCCATATCGTTACCACTGCCTTGTCCGTGGGCAACCCAGGTGTTCAGCAGTACTGTTTTGTTCAACACGTCAATAATCCACATTCTCTTTTCGCGGCTTGGCTTGTTAAAGTCTACTACGGTGATAATGTTACTGTTTTTGGCCAGTTTGTTCTCCAGTTTAAGATTGTAATAACCTGTAAGTGCTTTTTGCAGCACGGCTATATCCATACCAGTTTGGGCCAGGTTGGCAGTCTGATAAAGTTGGTTTACATACTGAGCAAAAAAATCTTTGCTGGTTAATGTACCACCTGTTTTAACAATACCATTAATGTTTTTTGATACGCTTGAAGGTTTCCAGCTGATAACAGTTACGGAAAATAACAATAAAGCGCCTATGATCCACCAAAGATGTTTTCTCATAATATTATGGGTTTAATCCAATAAGTTTATAATCAATTCAGGGCAGCTACGGTGCAGGATTTGCGGTTTAATAATTGCGAATGCTGATACAAATATACAAAATTTCCTCTCAAATACTGTCATTGCAATCTCATCATATATTAATGATTAAATTACTTAAAGTAAAGTTAATAAATACGACTGAGAAATGCAAATATTTAAAGGTACAAAAAAGGCTGCACGTTGATGCGTGCAGCCTTTTGCATTTTTTTTCTGGTGTTACGATAACTTATTTATTCCAAACGATCTTCTCCTCTACCGGAATCTTACGTTTACCTTCCGGCTGCACATCTGTATAGCCCAGGAATAGTACACCTAAAACAGCATCTTCAGCACCCAGGCCAAAATGTTCTGCATAAGCAGGTTTAAGGACAGCACCGCCGGTACTCCAGAACGCCCCGATGTTAAGCGCGGTTGCGCCAAGCAGCAGGTTTTGTACAGCGCAGGCAGTAGCAATAACTTCTTCAAACTGGGGGATCTTTGGCAAGTCACCTCGTTTTTGGTAAGCAATTACCACGTGCGACGAGTTATTACCCTGGTTAGTAAGGTTAGTGTACGTAGTTGAATTAAAGGTTTCTTCGGTTGTGGTGCTTTTGTAAATATCAGCATGTGTAGCGCAGTATTTAGCAGGATCCTCAAAAACAATAAAGCGCCATGGCTCTGTATTGCCGTGGTTAGGCGCCCAATCGGCAAGTTCCAGTACCGAGGCCACGTGGCCGTTAGGTATTTTGTTGCCATTCATGGTAGACGGCTTAATGGTACGGCGTGCTTTTATATTGCTTGCAACAGCAGCGAAAGTAGATTCCATAATAATTATATCAGCTTTTTAAACGCCGCAAATTAGGGATTTTTGCGCAAAGGATGGCTGCATAACTGATAAAAGAGGTGAGTCTGAAAGAAACATAGCCGGGTGCCGCGGGCTTTCAGCTTCGAATTACCGGGGCTTTTCCCGCATGCAGTAAATATATTTTGGCAGCCGCCTTCCCTTGAAATGTATCTTTGGTTTGTGTGAACGCCTGGAATGTAAATTGCATTCTTTATCCACCTATTCTGTAGAAAAATTGGGTTAAAACACCTGTTTTATTCATTACTATATCCATATAACTTTATGTAAACTTATCACACAATGAAATTTTTAGCAAGTTTTGTACTTATAGCATGGGCTGTCACCGGGCTATATCTTGGTATTGGAGGACTTACAAAACTAGATACCGATGAAAACTTTAAAGATATTCAAAAAAGAAAAACCGAACTTGAATTAAAAAAATTCAACCCGCCTATAACTGTAAAAGAGATCCCAATTGATAATGAATACGATTATCAAATTTTTACGCTTCATCAGGGGATAGAGGAATATTTTACCTGGACAGTAATATTGCCGCGATTTGCTGCACTAAGCATAACTGCAATGAGTTTCGGATTGTTAGGGGCTGTGGTATTTTTACTTAAATCGCTTGCATTAAACAAAGAAGACATTACTAAGATCAAATACCTTTCGTTACCAACATTGGGTATTTTAACAGGCATGGTCGTATTAGGATTATCCTATATTCTTCCGACGATAATTGTAGAGGGTGCTACAGAAATCCGTCCGATTACTTTGATGTTCTTTTGTCTTTTCTGCGGCATTTGCTCGGAGAACTTCTATAAGAAAATTGATGATTTGTTTGAAAAATTATTTAAATCAAAATGAAGGCATTTTACTTTTTTATGTTATTAACAGCTATGGGCTTGGCAGCAAAGGCTCAAGGTTCCAGTCAGACAGAAATGATTCGTGAAGATGTAAGCATAAGCCTGGTGGAAAACATTGGCGCTATACCAATTAACGAAAGTGCCAACGTATTAAAGCGCTTTTCATCAGATAAACAAAAAAATTATCAAAAAGCAGATTTAGCTCTTTATAGATATTCTATTATGAAGAAAGGCGATAAAGAGGTGTTACAAGTACA is a window of Mucilaginibacter terrenus DNA encoding:
- a CDS encoding L,D-transpeptidase family protein codes for the protein MRNFNIKKAFWLTTLIILSASLLILQSCKKKSRSDLGATLYKKTKNKVFRDATPEGLADVFKKVMEEEKSHVANPKLIGAFYEENGYDPVFVMDHIFNGDVDLTANYFEKVNQHGLDPKMFNADEIKALVDKFQDKKAIKNLDEAYRDIALLEIKTANSLINYSNALQYGMISPRKIYQRYYTETKRPDSAGMSKIFYIKDMKHYLDSIQPKDPQYIALQKALASGSVAPGMSKEETIRYLVVNLERLRWKNKPTQDKYVIVNIPDYRLDVMDHGQSVLNMKVCVGEGRNKDRENSLVEYDESDKIDRPFSRETPQLNSMIHSVQVNPVWNIPQSIASKEIMVEAAKDPYYLSNKNIDVYKNGKKVEDPETIDWGSASAGDYDFKQRPGDDNALGKIKFLFNNKSSVYLHDTPAKQPFTWNMRAVSHGCVRLEKPQELARVLFGDGATYQKIADDMGKDNPDPTTLAVPKKVPVYLTYVTCWADSNGVIQFRPDVYGLDIVLYGHLQRFLAPSQQLANL
- a CDS encoding murein L,D-transpeptidase catalytic domain family protein, whose translation is MRKHLWWIIGALLLFSVTVISWKPSSVSKNINGIVKTGGTLTSKDFFAQYVNQLYQTANLAQTGMDIAVLQKALTGYYNLKLENKLAKNSNIITVVDFNKPSREKRMWIIDVLNKTVLLNTWVAHGQGSGNDMATAFSNNNESHQSSLGFYLTDDVYIGKHGQSLRLNGLDEGINSAARARGIVVHAADYVSQGTINQLGRLGRSFGCPAVSPEVSSLVINTIKGGSMLFINANTANYTSKLLDENGPANFLMPAAADTTKAGSTALISKL
- a CDS encoding nitroreductase family protein is translated as MESTFAAVASNIKARRTIKPSTMNGNKIPNGHVASVLELADWAPNHGNTEPWRFIVFEDPAKYCATHADIYKSTTTEETFNSTTYTNLTNQGNNSSHVVIAYQKRGDLPKIPQFEEVIATACAVQNLLLGATALNIGAFWSTGGAVLKPAYAEHFGLGAEDAVLGVLFLGYTDVQPEGKRKIPVEEKIVWNK